The genomic segment gatgatgcGACTTGCCCGCAGTCAACTAGATAGTGATGGATCTGGGATGGAACCCATGTTCTCTAGTCTTGGGCCCCACTCAGGCCCAAGATCGAGTTATGGGGGCAAGGCCgacatttgaaccaaggtcttttcactccaaatccagtgctctttgtATTTCATCCTAATGAGGAAAATGTTTAGGGGGATGACACTCGTTGTTACCTTGGCTTGGGGACTGGGGTCGGACAAGATGACTTCTGTGAGGTTCTTTCAAGCTCTGTGAATTGGAACAAATGCTGCCTGTTCTCCAAcgttcccaccccctccccactttctttgggttttttctctttctctcccatatGACATTTATTGGTTTCTCCTTAATGATTGTCTTCCCTTTCCGGAAAGTGGGAAGAGGATGCATGGCAGGCCGAGGGCCGGTGGCCGATGTCCTGAGGGCACTGTAGGCTGACAATGACCTTGCAGGCTTGAATTTGCACCTCTTCCTCAGGATGAATAACCAGAGCCAGCAGCCGGTCAGCCAGGCGGGAGTCATCCCCAAAGAGCGCTTCATGCAAAGATTGTTCATTGTACTGCCAGTTCACTGCTCGGTAATGGGGAGAACTCCGACCCTCACTCAGTCGCTCTGCAAACACTAGCACCTCAAATAGCAGGTTCCCAGGCTGTGTGGACTGGAACAGGTTCAGGAAATTACCATGCACCTATGGAGGGAAAGGTTAGAGAGAAGGGCAAAGGATTAGTCATATGCCCATCGCCTTTGAGCTTTTGAATGGCCCAGCCCTATGAggtattataattcccattttacaggtgaagaaattgagactcagaggaaACACAcagcttgcccagagtcaaaaagCTTAGAAAATATTCGAGTGAGGATTACGGTTCTACTGACTTCAAGTTGAATAATCTTTCCATCATGCTGTTTCACTACCAGTCCCCTTATCTCAGGAGACTCCTCTCAGCAGACCTTTCTTAAGGCATTGAGGGGAGTGCAGCAGAGAAAGTTCTGGATCTGGATTCTGAAAGATCCAAGTTTCAATCAAGCTTCAGATAcatactcactgtgtgaccttggataagttatttaacctctgcctcagtttcctcatcatgattaatatggaaatgtcttgcatgactacatatatataatctataacaAACTGTTGCCTTTTCAAGGAGGGGAGAAGaccatataatatataaaaatattctttctaattctattttaattctattttctattcttttacattattttaaaattcatgattaatatggaaatgtcttgcaTCAccgcacatgtataatctatatcaaactgcttgccttttcaaggagggtgaggaggggagggactatataatatataaaaatatttttctaatttatattttaattatattttctattattttaaaattataatattttatgttatatattttccaaattataatttactaaaatactttctataaaattataatagtacGTAAAATATTatgggaaaatagaaatataatttggaactttaaatgtttgaaaaatgaatattaacattttttgttcacatgaattgagaaaaaaggaaaattaaaaataaaagaagtctaCCCCCCTCTTCCCTTAATCCGTCTTCCCAGcattggggttttttaattttacaaacaCGCAGCATGTAGGAGCAGCTGGCCAATGGTATAAAAACAAAGGAGTGGGTAGGGTGTAGAAATAGCACCAGCCCCACACGAGAGACAGAGACCCGAGTGTCATCTTGCTTTAGGCCACCTGAGCCAAGAGGaggttttcaaaagaaatgggaGAGGGAGTTCAGGGAAACAAAAGGGAAGAGTCCAGGCAACTGACCTCCATGGAGACGTAGCATCAGGGGTACCCTCTTTTTTACCTATGATGTAGGACTCCAAAGTTTTAAGTCTTTAGTGGCCACTC from the Gracilinanus agilis isolate LMUSP501 unplaced genomic scaffold, AgileGrace unplaced_scaffold33657, whole genome shotgun sequence genome contains:
- the LOC123254833 gene encoding armadillo repeat-containing protein 12-like encodes the protein EHSIKVLELISTVWDSELHIAGLRLLNGLPLPDFAHPQLRRVMPALMEILQTDSILAQVQAVRLLSHLAQKNDLLYDILNCQVHGNFLNLFQSTQPGNLLFEVLVFAERLSEGRSSPHYRAVNWQYNEQSLHEALFGDDSRLADRLLALVIHPEEEVQIQACKVIVSLQCPQDIGHRPSACHASSSHFPEREDNH